A single window of bacterium DNA harbors:
- a CDS encoding pentapeptide repeat-containing protein, whose translation MADYTPEEVLNKNKRGNSLAGAYLVRISLRGEDLSKIQLKGANLQYADLTSATLTGADLSDADLSYANLNGVHMENADLSKCLLTGVDLTGAMCAGSNLAGAVLDDSKLGNCDLSGARLTGAKVRRATGANLQAPFTNCNETDFEEVRLEEANFRGASMIRSNFSKAVLYRSDLSGSDLKEAVLTRVNLEESALFSAGFVEATMLKANLKGTRSSGADFALANLTGADLSGGAYPKSVFRGAEMSQAVLNAGNFSECDLSYARMTYAAAESSSFVKSSFVGANLKEAKLKKCLISGGDFQGAKMTGCNLLGSDLTGSNLISADLSRANVGGADFSRADMTGATIVGTDFADAKLEGTKHPAG comes from the coding sequence ATCTCTTCGGGGTGAAGATCTTTCTAAAATCCAGCTTAAGGGTGCCAATCTCCAGTATGCTGACCTTACCAGCGCAACGCTCACCGGGGCTGATCTTTCGGATGCCGACCTTTCCTATGCCAACCTGAACGGCGTACATATGGAAAATGCGGATCTTTCAAAATGTCTTTTGACGGGTGTTGATCTGACGGGGGCCATGTGTGCCGGTTCGAACCTTGCGGGAGCTGTACTTGACGACTCCAAGCTGGGTAACTGCGATCTTTCGGGTGCTCGTCTCACTGGGGCGAAAGTCCGCAGGGCTACCGGGGCAAACTTGCAGGCTCCTTTCACCAATTGCAATGAAACTGATTTCGAGGAGGTCAGACTTGAGGAGGCAAACTTCAGGGGAGCTTCCATGATAAGGTCCAACTTTTCAAAGGCAGTGCTTTATAGATCAGACCTGTCGGGCAGCGATCTCAAAGAGGCTGTATTAACCCGAGTTAACCTGGAGGAATCCGCCCTGTTTTCAGCGGGGTTTGTTGAGGCGACGATGTTAAAAGCCAATCTCAAGGGGACCCGCTCCTCCGGTGCAGATTTTGCCCTTGCCAACCTGACCGGCGCTGATTTGTCCGGTGGGGCATACCCCAAGTCGGTGTTCAGGGGAGCGGAAATGTCCCAGGCAGTTCTGAATGCAGGGAATTTTTCAGAATGCGATCTCAGTTATGCGAGGATGACCTACGCAGCGGCTGAATCATCATCTTTCGTAAAGTCATCCTTTGTGGGCGCCAACCTTAAAGAGGCCAAACTAAAAAAATGTCTCATTTCAGGTGGCGATTTTCAAGGTGCTAAAATGACCGGATGCAACCTGCTGGGTTCAGACCTTACAGGGAGCAACCTTATCAGCGCCGATCTTTCAAGGGCCAACGTGGGAGGGGCCGATTTTTCCCGGGCCGACATGACAGGAGCCACAATCGTTGGAACCGATTTTGCTGACGCGAAGCTCGAAGGGACGAAGCATCCGGCGGGGTAG